The following are from one region of the Chloracidobacterium sp. genome:
- the lexA gene encoding repressor LexA, with protein sequence MYAYIMGRKPKDDLKGFLFIADHLARFGKQPSFEAIRVELDYGSKRSVQLLLDRLAAAGRIVYEHGVIELVHKSDRVANARTVDVPILAEVPCGPMEEAIEDAKGWVKVSTSVAKPGSRYFILRAKGDSMNLANIAPGDLMLVRQQATADNGDIVLALVDGAATVKRFRRDNGFVVLTPESDNPENKPMIFTEGFSIQGKVITRLPDPY encoded by the coding sequence ATGTATGCTTATATCATGGGACGTAAACCAAAAGATGATCTGAAGGGTTTTCTGTTTATTGCCGACCATTTGGCTCGATTTGGTAAACAGCCCTCTTTTGAAGCTATTCGAGTCGAATTGGATTATGGATCGAAACGTTCTGTGCAACTTTTACTCGATCGACTCGCTGCAGCTGGTCGTATTGTTTACGAGCACGGCGTAATTGAACTCGTTCACAAATCGGATAGGGTCGCTAATGCACGAACTGTTGACGTGCCGATTCTTGCGGAGGTGCCGTGCGGCCCGATGGAAGAGGCGATTGAGGATGCAAAAGGCTGGGTAAAGGTTTCGACATCGGTTGCGAAGCCTGGAAGCAGGTACTTCATCCTCCGAGCGAAGGGCGATTCGATGAACCTCGCGAATATTGCTCCCGGCGATCTCATGCTTGTACGACAACAAGCCACGGCGGACAACGGCGATATTGTTCTGGCCCTAGTCGATGGAGCCGCGACCGTCAAGCGTTTCCGTAGGGACAATGGTTTTGTCGTTCTTACGCCCGAATCCGACAACCCGGAAAACAAGCCAATGATCTTTACTGAAGGTTTTTCGATTCAAGGCAAGGTGATCACACGGTTACCCGACCCATACTAG
- a CDS encoding UvrD-helicase domain-containing protein: MNEFAAIEDAEAVLGSFAGGKWQKSQTVVGCVSKLAEECLDPDVLIKSTGSQDPRHGTVLQTLPGKTSRRELSGFFVIQSEMLHLIENRPEILGKLQDKLQYLMIDEYQDTNTIQKRLYSCWPTNINVSVLSATTIKRLYHFEVPRSETFSNFRKTLLRSARRRS, translated from the coding sequence ATGAACGAGTTTGCCGCAATCGAAGATGCTGAAGCCGTACTAGGATCTTTCGCGGGCGGAAAATGGCAGAAATCGCAGACGGTGGTTGGATGCGTTTCAAAGCTCGCCGAAGAATGTTTGGATCCGGACGTCCTGATCAAATCGACGGGTTCTCAAGATCCGCGTCATGGGACGGTTTTACAAACTTTACCAGGAAAAACTAGCCGAAGAGAATTGTCTGGATTTTTCGTAATCCAAAGCGAAATGCTCCATTTGATAGAGAATCGGCCGGAAATCTTGGGCAAGCTTCAGGACAAACTCCAGTATTTGATGATCGATGAGTACCAAGACACGAACACGATCCAGAAAAGATTGTACTCATGTTGGCCGACAAACATAAACGTATCTGTGTTGTCGGCGACGACGATCAAGCGTTTATATCATTTTGAGGTGCCACGATCCGAAACATTCTCGAATTTCCGCAAAACTTTGCTCCGGAGTGCAAGAAGGCGAAGTTAG